One Chitinophagales bacterium genomic window carries:
- a CDS encoding dehydrogenase/oxidoreductase, translated as MSDNFTESDVLIIGAGPSGTVAASLIKQAGFQVQIVEKQRFPRFVIGESLLPKCMEGLQEAGFIPALEKRGFQKKYGAKFVKGKEICDFNFEDQYSSGWSWTWQVPRADFDKTLADEVERMGVPVAYETEVTHIQFNGTHTVTTIQQPEGVKTIKARFIIDASGYGRVIPRLLHLDRPSSFPVRKALFTHVEDVHRSLADEPNRITVVVHADSVWIWIIPFSNGITSVGIVALPEFFESFRGTPTDQMRAILTRESLTAKRFENAPFLFEPRVMQGWSTTTDKFYGNGYVLVGNVTEFLDPIFSSGVTLAVESARRAAHLVCDFLAGRNVDWENSYMKPVMAGIDVFRSYVMSWYDGTLFPIFFAEHPNPMVKKQICSVLAGHVWDETNPYVKHHDTALQRLARAIRAMKVINSPIDS; from the coding sequence ATGTCTGATAACTTTACAGAGTCTGATGTGCTGATAATTGGTGCCGGACCATCCGGAACAGTAGCTGCTTCCCTAATCAAACAGGCAGGCTTCCAGGTACAGATCGTAGAGAAACAACGCTTCCCCCGCTTTGTGATAGGTGAAAGCCTTTTACCCAAGTGTATGGAAGGATTGCAGGAAGCCGGTTTTATTCCCGCTCTGGAGAAAAGAGGATTTCAAAAAAAATACGGAGCCAAGTTTGTCAAGGGAAAGGAAATCTGTGATTTCAATTTTGAAGATCAATACTCCAGCGGTTGGAGCTGGACCTGGCAGGTGCCCAGAGCCGACTTTGACAAAACCCTTGCAGATGAGGTAGAACGTATGGGGGTTCCTGTTGCCTATGAAACCGAGGTGACACACATACAGTTCAACGGCACCCATACCGTCACCACTATCCAGCAGCCGGAGGGAGTGAAAACAATCAAAGCGCGATTCATTATTGATGCCAGTGGTTATGGCCGCGTAATACCTCGCCTGCTACATCTGGATCGCCCGTCTTCCTTTCCGGTTAGAAAGGCTTTGTTTACACACGTGGAAGATGTGCACCGCAGCCTTGCCGATGAGCCGAACCGCATCACGGTGGTTGTCCATGCAGATTCGGTATGGATATGGATTATTCCCTTTTCTAACGGAATCACCTCAGTTGGCATAGTGGCTTTGCCCGAATTTTTTGAAAGCTTCAGAGGAACGCCTACCGACCAGATGCGGGCTATCCTCACCCGGGAGTCCCTTACTGCAAAACGTTTTGAAAACGCCCCTTTCCTCTTTGAACCCAGAGTTATGCAGGGATGGTCAACCACTACTGATAAATTTTACGGCAACGGCTATGTGCTGGTAGGTAATGTGACCGAGTTTCTGGATCCCATCTTCTCTTCAGGGGTAACCCTTGCGGTAGAATCCGCCAGGCGTGCTGCGCACCTGGTGTGTGATTTTCTGGCGGGAAGAAACGTAGATTGGGAAAACAGCTATATGAAGCCAGTTATGGCGGGTATAGATGTTTTCCGTTCCTACGTCATGAGCTGGTATGATGGAACTCTCTTCCCGATTTTCTTTGCTGAACACCCCAACCCGATGGTGAAAAAACAAATCTGCTCTGTACTGGCCGGGCATGTGTGGGACGAAACAAATCCCTATGTAAAACATCACGACACGGCATTGCAGCGCCTGGCACGCGCTATCCGCGCCATGAAAGTCATTAACTCTCCCATTGATTCCTGA
- a CDS encoding acyl carrier protein, which yields MQDLKAQIIEQLNLKDITPDQIGDDQPLFVEGLGLDSIDALELIVLLQQKYKIKLANPEDGPKVFYSVRAMAEYIMANKK from the coding sequence ATGCAGGATCTGAAAGCCCAGATTATAGAACAACTTAACCTGAAAGATATTACTCCGGATCAGATCGGAGATGACCAGCCGTTATTTGTGGAAGGCCTTGGGCTTGACTCCATTGATGCACTGGAGCTGATCGTTTTGCTGCAGCAGAAGTACAAAATAAAGCTGGCTAATCCGGAAGACGGTCCAAAGGTATTTTACTCCGTAAGAGCCATGGCGGAATATATCATGGCAAACAAAAAATAA
- a CDS encoding 3-oxoacyl-ACP synthase, protein MSVFINGVGMVSPQLTTGGQFLNAVVEREDIKLLCTEPDYSTWFDARQLRRMSRLTRISLTAAVECIREAGIDSPDAIVTGTGLGCMQDSAAFLRQMIRQHEEALSPTPFIQSTHNTISAAIALYLKAHAYNLTCSHRGFSLESALTDALMMLSEGKNHILTGAYDEIIEDSFVIQQRMNLYKKRSILNTRLFADATEGTIAGEGAAFFMLSNTSGSHCYARLLAVETLYKPADVQQVHDYIPHLLNRNKLSPDDIDLLLLGKNGDARHEDFYHQAAAALPLSGKAAFKHLCGEFPSASGFALWLGCQIMRNQTVPEVVQLTPFEKKEIKHLLLYNHYKKINHAFILLAAC, encoded by the coding sequence ATGAGCGTGTTCATTAACGGTGTAGGTATGGTTTCCCCGCAGCTCACTACGGGCGGCCAGTTTCTGAATGCAGTGGTGGAAAGAGAGGATATAAAACTGCTTTGCACCGAACCCGACTACAGCACATGGTTTGATGCCCGCCAGCTCCGTAGAATGAGCAGGCTCACCCGCATCAGCCTCACCGCTGCCGTTGAGTGTATACGGGAAGCTGGCATTGACAGTCCCGATGCAATAGTGACCGGCACCGGCCTGGGTTGTATGCAAGATTCTGCAGCTTTTCTCCGTCAAATGATCAGGCAACATGAAGAAGCCCTTTCCCCTACTCCATTTATTCAGTCCACGCATAACACCATCAGCGCGGCAATAGCGCTCTATCTGAAGGCACACGCCTACAACCTGACCTGCTCTCACCGCGGCTTTTCCCTGGAAAGCGCACTCACTGATGCCCTGATGATGCTGAGCGAGGGGAAAAACCACATATTAACAGGAGCCTATGACGAAATTATTGAAGATAGCTTCGTGATTCAACAACGCATGAACTTGTATAAAAAGCGAAGCATCCTCAATACCCGGCTGTTTGCCGATGCTACCGAGGGTACAATAGCAGGTGAAGGAGCCGCATTTTTTATGCTCAGCAACACATCGGGTAGTCATTGCTATGCACGTCTTCTTGCGGTGGAAACATTATACAAACCCGCTGACGTACAGCAAGTGCATGATTACATCCCACACCTGCTGAACAGAAACAAGCTATCCCCTGATGATATTGACCTGTTGTTGCTCGGGAAAAACGGAGATGCCCGTCATGAAGATTTTTACCATCAGGCAGCAGCCGCTCTGCCCTTATCCGGCAAGGCGGCTTTTAAGCATTTATGCGGAGAGTTTCCCTCAGCAAGCGGCTTTGCATTGTGGCTGGGCTGTCAGATAATGAGAAATCAAACCGTGCCGGAAGTTGTGCAACTTACACCTTTTGAAAAAAAAGAAATTAAACATCTGCTTCTCTATAATCACTATAAAAAAATCAATCACGCCTTCATCTTATTGGCAGCATGCTGA
- the darC1 gene encoding hypothetical protein has product MLVHDKQKVLALIPQKPPFVMVDALRAASDQEAETVFFIDPRNILCEQNLFSEAGLIENIAQSAALHMGYLCQQKNIPPPKGFIGDVKDLKIYALPTAGSHISTRIYVEDLIFGVTLLLGEIFQNGKQLASCRMKVFTLNDNNTPAGI; this is encoded by the coding sequence ATGCTCGTGCACGATAAGCAAAAAGTGTTAGCGCTGATACCCCAAAAACCTCCCTTTGTAATGGTAGATGCCCTCCGCGCTGCTTCAGACCAGGAAGCGGAAACGGTTTTTTTTATTGATCCCAGGAATATCCTCTGCGAGCAAAATCTTTTTTCTGAAGCCGGGTTGATAGAAAATATCGCCCAAAGCGCTGCTCTGCACATGGGCTATCTGTGCCAGCAGAAAAACATTCCGCCTCCGAAAGGATTCATCGGGGATGTAAAAGATCTGAAAATTTATGCTCTGCCAACAGCCGGCTCGCATATTTCCACACGTATCTATGTGGAAGACCTGATTTTCGGAGTAACTCTCCTGCTAGGGGAAATATTTCAGAACGGGAAACAACTAGCCTCCTGTCGTATGAAAGTGTTTACCCTCAATGACAACAACACTCCGGCCGGTATATGA
- a CDS encoding polysaccharide deacetylase translates to MLNYKTSTATVLLLLVALTMINFFVTRVPLYIFFIVMGLYLLLLVLGSAFIGMHFYLPSVCHGRRAEKKIALTFDDGPSESHTPIILDILQNQKVPAAFFCIGKNVERYPELASRIVSDGHIIGHHSFSHDFWFDLFAAVKMKKEMDITARLIEDVTGRYPLLFRPPYGVTNPNLAKALRMSRFIPIGWSLRSNDTVIRTPEKLLHRLLGKLRAGDIILLHDHGLQTTHILPEFIREAQNAGFTFVSLDELTGLKPYA, encoded by the coding sequence ATGCTGAACTATAAAACCTCCACCGCCACTGTTTTGCTTCTCCTGGTTGCTCTTACAATGATTAATTTCTTCGTCACCCGCGTGCCGCTTTACATTTTTTTTATCGTCATGGGCCTGTACCTGCTGCTGCTGGTTTTAGGCTCGGCCTTCATCGGTATGCACTTTTATTTGCCTTCCGTATGCCATGGCAGGCGTGCAGAAAAAAAAATAGCCCTTACTTTTGATGACGGCCCTTCAGAAAGCCATACCCCGATTATTCTAGACATACTACAAAATCAAAAGGTCCCGGCTGCTTTTTTCTGTATAGGTAAAAATGTGGAGCGTTATCCCGAACTTGCCAGCCGCATCGTGTCTGATGGCCATATTATAGGGCATCATAGCTTTTCGCACGATTTTTGGTTTGACTTGTTTGCCGCTGTAAAAATGAAAAAGGAGATGGACATAACTGCCCGTCTGATAGAGGATGTCACTGGACGCTATCCTTTGCTTTTTCGCCCTCCGTATGGTGTTACGAATCCCAATTTGGCGAAGGCGCTGCGCATGAGCCGGTTTATTCCTATCGGATGGAGCCTACGTTCCAATGACACGGTAATCAGAACTCCGGAAAAACTCCTGCATCGGCTGCTGGGCAAACTCCGCGCAGGTGACATAATTTTACTGCATGACCATGGACTACAAACTACCCATATTTTACCTGAATTTATCAGGGAGGCACAAAATGCGGGTTTTACTTTTGTTAGTCT
- a CDS encoding permease has product MNKLTAFFKTLGPGVLFASTAIGVSHLVQSTRAGADYGFALLWAVILANVFKFPFFEYGSRYANATGTSIIEGYKKIGRWMLALYFLITVCSMFFVTAAVGAVTAGFLDNLFGISAAFPGKPLLATTLLFIVCLGILAIGRFAALDLLIKLIGTALLISTLAAFIITLIRGPVPHAPGFTPPPLWDEKSILFIIALMGWMPTAVDLSSWNSLWTLERIKQSGYKPTLRETLVEFNLGYWISAALSICFVTLGAYILYGTGQKMPDNSALFANEVVELYTATMGSWSYFIIATSAFSIMFSTSIGVFDGYARALERTSELLFFSEEKATLMLKDRKVYLFSLFSLAIGAYLIISVFSNKMKALVDLATSISFLIAPVIAVVNFRLVKKHLQPECAPGWALQILSYAGIAFLTGFSILYLIARFIPEWLPF; this is encoded by the coding sequence ATGAACAAGCTCACAGCCTTTTTTAAGACTCTCGGGCCGGGAGTATTATTTGCCAGCACAGCTATTGGCGTTTCACATCTGGTGCAATCTACCCGCGCAGGGGCAGACTATGGCTTTGCCCTCCTATGGGCAGTTATTCTGGCCAATGTGTTCAAATTTCCGTTTTTTGAATATGGCTCTCGCTATGCCAATGCTACTGGCACCAGCATCATTGAGGGTTACAAAAAAATAGGTCGATGGATGCTGGCTCTGTATTTTCTGATTACGGTGTGTTCTATGTTTTTTGTAACGGCTGCGGTGGGTGCAGTAACAGCCGGTTTTCTTGACAATCTTTTCGGTATCTCGGCTGCCTTTCCGGGCAAGCCGCTGCTTGCAACCACCCTGTTATTTATAGTCTGTCTCGGTATTTTGGCTATCGGTCGCTTTGCAGCGCTGGATCTGCTGATTAAGCTTATCGGCACTGCCCTGCTGATCTCTACCCTGGCTGCCTTTATCATTACCCTTATCCGGGGACCTGTTCCTCATGCACCCGGCTTCACACCTCCTCCCCTTTGGGATGAAAAAAGTATTCTATTCATCATCGCGCTTATGGGATGGATGCCCACAGCCGTTGATTTGTCCTCATGGAACAGCCTGTGGACTCTGGAACGTATTAAACAATCCGGCTACAAACCCACGCTGCGCGAAACCCTTGTGGAATTCAACCTGGGCTATTGGATTTCCGCTGCCCTCTCTATTTGCTTCGTAACTCTTGGGGCATACATTCTTTACGGCACAGGACAAAAGATGCCGGATAATAGCGCCCTCTTTGCCAACGAGGTGGTTGAGCTCTACACTGCCACCATGGGCTCATGGAGCTATTTCATCATCGCCACTTCTGCCTTTTCCATCATGTTTAGTACCAGCATTGGTGTTTTTGACGGTTATGCCCGTGCTCTTGAACGCACCTCTGAGCTTCTGTTTTTCAGTGAAGAAAAAGCTACCCTGATGCTGAAAGACAGAAAGGTGTATTTGTTTTCCCTGTTCAGCCTTGCTATTGGCGCTTACCTGATAATTTCGGTGTTCAGCAACAAGATGAAAGCCTTGGTTGACCTGGCTACCAGCATATCCTTTCTGATTGCCCCGGTTATTGCCGTAGTAAATTTCCGGTTAGTGAAGAAGCACCTGCAGCCGGAATGTGCACCCGGTTGGGCACTGCAGATTCTGAGCTATGCCGGCATTGCCTTTCTTACCGGCTTCAGTATACTTTACCTCATAGCACGGTTTATTCCGGAATGGCTTCCGTTTTAA
- a CDS encoding beta-ketoacyl synthase produces the protein MRPAWVVSDSLIAPLGCTSEENFNAFLSGKTGIRRVHDAKLSSSPVWVAAIDPVMLESQLSESGIPASFTKAESLSILSIQKALVAFPDLMAHKKTAFIFSTTKGNIDHIEKKDPERLNLFFTALKIARYFRHPGNPIVVSNACISGTLALLLAARFLDAGRYDQVVVTGTDILSSFVISGFASLYALSDAPCRPFDQMRKGINLGEAAATIVLSRHRTDTESAAICVRGGAVSNDANHISGPSRTGAELAQAIGEALKQSGLGAAHIGFISAHGTGTRFNDDMESRAFRLAGLQEVPVHSLKGCFGHTLGAAGVVECVMSLWSLRKNVILQSMGFREPGTAEKIHVCRKNTPKEITHFLKTASGFGGCNAALIFSKSDSYV, from the coding sequence ATGCGTCCTGCTTGGGTTGTTTCCGATAGCTTGATTGCCCCGCTTGGTTGCACTTCAGAAGAAAACTTCAACGCCTTCCTTTCCGGCAAAACGGGTATAAGGAGGGTGCACGATGCAAAGCTTTCTTCTTCTCCGGTATGGGTAGCAGCCATTGACCCGGTCATGTTAGAAAGTCAGCTCAGTGAGTCAGGAATCCCCGCTTCATTTACAAAAGCGGAATCTCTTTCTATCCTTTCCATTCAAAAAGCTCTGGTTGCCTTTCCTGACCTGATGGCTCATAAAAAAACAGCTTTTATCTTCTCAACTACCAAAGGCAATATTGACCACATAGAAAAGAAAGACCCAGAACGGCTCAACCTGTTTTTTACAGCACTGAAAATTGCCCGTTACTTTCGGCATCCAGGCAACCCTATTGTTGTTTCCAATGCATGCATTTCCGGTACATTGGCTTTGCTGCTGGCCGCCAGATTCCTGGATGCAGGAAGGTATGATCAGGTAGTGGTTACCGGCACCGATATCCTGTCCTCTTTTGTTATCTCTGGCTTTGCAAGCCTGTATGCATTGAGCGATGCACCCTGTCGCCCTTTTGACCAGATGCGTAAAGGCATCAACCTTGGGGAAGCAGCAGCCACCATCGTTCTCAGCCGCCATCGCACGGATACAGAGTCTGCTGCTATATGTGTGAGAGGCGGAGCTGTTTCCAATGATGCAAACCACATTTCCGGACCGTCTCGCACGGGAGCTGAACTGGCTCAAGCCATTGGAGAGGCCTTAAAGCAGAGTGGGCTCGGAGCGGCCCACATAGGCTTTATCTCCGCTCATGGCACTGGCACGCGCTTCAATGATGACATGGAGTCCAGAGCCTTTCGTTTAGCCGGGCTACAGGAGGTGCCTGTTCACAGCCTGAAAGGCTGTTTCGGCCACACCCTTGGGGCTGCCGGTGTGGTGGAATGCGTCATGTCATTGTGGTCACTGCGAAAAAATGTTATTTTGCAATCCATGGGATTCAGGGAACCCGGCACGGCTGAAAAAATACATGTCTGCCGGAAGAACACACCAAAAGAGATCACCCATTTCCTGAAAACCGCTTCCGGCTTTGGGGGGTGTAATGCAGCCTTGATTTTTTCAAAATCAGATAGCTATGTCTGA
- a CDS encoding beta-ACP synthase, with the protein MSEKVYVVGTGIISAIGRNTDETVESLLNSRSGISPIELLPTVHRHKLPAGEIKYSNAQLAAWSGCHASVSRTALLALLAAREAKQSAGISEWNSLRTGLISATTVGGMDRTEIFMTEFIENPTRGRLRDVIYHDCGASTEIIADTLGIKDFITTISTACSSSANAIMYGARLIKHNRLDVAIAGGADALSAFTTNGFSALMILDPEPCKPFDANRKGLNLGEGAGYLTLVSERVAKQLKLNVLCELTGYGNANDAYHQTASSPEGTGSLLAMQAALQCSQLRPTDIDYINLHGTGTSNNDLSEGKAIKKLFSNSIPPISSTKSFTGHTLGASGGIEAVISVLAMKHQVVFPNLRFSQPIEELSLIPVTSPEKRNIRHVMSNAFGFGGNCCALIFSKTHPDERVH; encoded by the coding sequence ATGTCAGAAAAGGTTTACGTTGTTGGAACAGGAATAATTTCGGCCATTGGCAGAAATACTGACGAAACCGTGGAATCCTTGCTCAACAGCCGCAGCGGAATTTCTCCCATTGAGTTACTGCCTACAGTGCACAGGCATAAATTACCTGCAGGAGAAATCAAATATTCCAATGCTCAGTTAGCTGCCTGGAGTGGATGCCATGCTTCCGTTTCCCGCACCGCCCTGCTGGCCCTCCTTGCCGCACGGGAGGCAAAACAGTCAGCCGGTATATCTGAGTGGAACAGCCTTCGTACCGGCCTCATTTCAGCCACCACAGTGGGGGGAATGGATCGCACTGAAATATTCATGACCGAGTTTATAGAAAACCCCACACGCGGGAGATTGCGTGATGTAATTTATCATGACTGCGGGGCCTCTACAGAAATCATAGCCGATACACTTGGAATAAAAGATTTTATTACCACCATCAGCACGGCCTGTTCCTCTTCGGCCAACGCAATCATGTATGGCGCGCGGCTCATCAAACACAATCGCTTAGATGTAGCAATTGCCGGTGGCGCAGATGCCCTCTCTGCATTTACAACCAACGGTTTCAGCGCACTGATGATTTTAGACCCCGAGCCCTGCAAGCCCTTTGATGCTAATCGCAAAGGGCTGAATCTCGGAGAGGGAGCGGGTTACCTTACGCTGGTTTCCGAACGTGTGGCAAAGCAGCTTAAGCTCAACGTACTGTGTGAACTGACCGGATATGGCAATGCCAATGATGCCTATCATCAAACCGCTTCTTCACCTGAAGGTACCGGATCCCTGCTTGCCATGCAGGCCGCCCTTCAGTGCAGTCAACTTCGGCCCACTGACATTGATTACATCAACCTGCACGGCACCGGTACCTCCAACAACGACCTTTCCGAAGGCAAAGCCATTAAAAAACTCTTTAGCAACAGTATTCCTCCGATAAGCTCTACCAAATCATTCACCGGACATACCCTTGGGGCCAGCGGGGGCATTGAGGCCGTTATATCTGTTCTTGCCATGAAACACCAGGTGGTTTTTCCTAACCTGCGTTTTTCTCAACCCATTGAAGAGCTGTCGCTCATCCCTGTCACCAGCCCTGAAAAAAGAAACATCAGACACGTAATGAGTAACGCCTTTGGCTTTGGGGGAAATTGTTGTGCATTGATTTTTTCCAAAACACATCCTGATGAGCGTGTTCATTAA
- a CDS encoding 4-hydroxybenzoyl-CoA thioesterase — MFLEFSRDYSGYLQRNSKLMTKPTLSVFTEITVRFHEVDSLGIVWHGHYLRYFEDGREAFGKKYQVGYADFAERGYAVPVVHVHCSYKHPLRYGENIKVITTLVNSLSAKLIFDYQILNSEGRLAATGQTTQVLVEKDTNLLCLVLPEFLVQWKMKHGLM, encoded by the coding sequence GTGTTTTTAGAATTTAGCCGTGACTATTCAGGATATTTGCAGCGCAATTCAAAACTTATGACAAAGCCAACTCTTTCGGTGTTCACTGAAATTACTGTTCGCTTTCACGAAGTAGATTCGCTGGGTATCGTGTGGCACGGGCATTATCTCCGTTATTTTGAAGATGGCCGGGAAGCCTTTGGAAAAAAATACCAGGTGGGCTATGCCGACTTTGCCGAACGGGGATATGCGGTGCCGGTAGTGCATGTACATTGCAGCTATAAGCATCCTCTTCGGTATGGTGAAAACATAAAAGTAATCACCACACTTGTCAATTCGCTTTCGGCCAAGCTTATTTTTGATTATCAGATATTAAACTCCGAAGGACGGCTGGCTGCCACAGGGCAAACTACCCAGGTTTTGGTAGAGAAAGACACCAATCTGTTGTGCCTGGTGTTACCGGAGTTTCTTGTTCAATGGAAAATGAAACATGGTTTAATGTAA